From Pseudomonas hormoni:
CAACAACAAAAAGCCGCTGGTGAGGACGATGAACCAGACTTGCTGCGCCGGCAGGCCTTGCTCTTCAAGGCTGGTATAGGGCTCGGGCAACAGCGAGGCGATGTACAACCACTCGCCCGGCGCCATCTGGATTTGCGTGACCAGCACCGGCGGATTCACCGGTTCCAGGGTCAACGCGTAATGCGCCCAGGAGCGCGGCAGCTCATCGAGTTTCAGGCCACCGTTGAAAATCCGCAGGTCTTCGGGACTCACGAACGTCACCGAAATATCCGTGTCCTGCCCCAGCGACTGGCGCAGCACTTCGTCCACCGCTTTGAGCACCGCTTCCTTGCGAGGGGTGATCGGCAGCACTTCCATGCCCAGGGGTTTGTCGTTGAGGGTCACGACAAAACGGGTGCCGCCCATGCTGCGCAACTGGTCGAGCACCAGCGGCCTGAACGCGACCGGTAACGAGCGAAAGTAACTGACACTGGCGGTCATCGAATGCGCGAGGCTGCGGGCGCTGGTGACCAGGCCTTCAAGCTGTGTGGCGCGCAGTTGCGAGACCCAGATCACGCTCGACAGCGCCTGGGCGAACAGCACCGCCAGCAGGGTCAGCAACAACATCCGCCCGAGCAACGAACGTGGCACGGGCACCTTTGCCGCGAGCTTGCGGAAAAACTCAGTGACCATTGCTGGCAACCACATTGGCTGCCAGTTGGTAGCCACTGCCGCGCACGGTGCGGATCAGCCGTGGCGGTTTTTCGGTATCGCGCAGACGTTGGCGCAAACGGCTGACCGCCATGTCGACGATGCGATCCAGCGGCATCAGATCGCGGCCACGGGTGGCGTTGCCGATGGTGTCACGGTCGAGGATTTCCTGCGGGTGATCGAGGAACAGTTTCAGCAGGGCAAAATCGGCGCCGGAGAGAAGCACTTCTTCGCCGTCGATGTGGAACAGCCTATGGCTGACCATGTCCAGCCGCCAGTCATCGAAGGCCAGTACTTCACTGCCGGAACGTTCCTGACCGAACTGCGCGCGGCGCAACAAGGCTTTGATCCGCGCCTGCAATTCACGGGGACTGAAGGGTTTGCCGAGGTAGTCGTCGGCGCCCAGCTCCAGACCGATGACCCGGTCGGCTTCGTCGGAGCTGGCGGTGAGCATGATGATCGGCACCTGCGCCTGACGTGGGTGCTGGCGAATCCAGCGGCAGAGGCTGAAGCCGTCTTCGTCGGGCAGCATCACGTCGAGGATCACCAGATCGCTCGGCGCGTCGTTCATGGCCTGGCGGAAACCGGCGCCGTCGGGCGTGGTACGCACCTGAAAACCCGCGCGGGTCAGGTAGGTGTCCAGCAACTCGCGTATCTCTTGATCGTCATCGACCAACAAAATCGACTTGTTGACTGAGCTCACGGGGCGGCGTCCTTGTTGTTTGAATTGGGCGGATTATGCCTGATCGATCATAAATCTATGTGTCTGTGAGGGCCCCATCGCGAGCAAGCTCGGCTCCTACAGGATGGCAGCGGTCACATGAACACCGAAAACCTGTAGGAGCAAAGCTTGCTCGCGATGAAGGCCACGCGGTCTCAAGCCTGGTCCAGCGCCACACCCGCGCCAACAAGCCCGGAATACGGCGCCGTCACCAGCCACACCGGAATCCCCTTGAAGTAATCGCTCATGCAGCCCTTGTCGGCAAAACACCGGGCGAAACCGCTTTCAAGGAAGAAGTCGGCAAACCGCGGAATCACGCCACCGACGATAAAAACGCCACCGCGCGCGCCCGTGGTGAGCACGTTGTTGCCCGCCACGCGACCCAGCCAGCAGCAGAACTGCTCCAGCACTTCCAGCGCAATCGGATCGCCCGCCAAACCGGCCGCGGTAATCGCTTCCGGCGTTTCGAGTACCGGCTCATACCCATCCACCGCACAAATCGCCCGATAGACACGTGGCAAGCCGCTGCCACTCAACGCTGTTTCAGCGCTGACATGCCCGATTTCATTGAAGATGTGCTGCCACAGCTGAGTTTCACGCGGGCTGCTCAACGGCAAATCGACGTGACCACCCTCGCCCGGTAACGCAGCAAAACGGCCCTCGCCCAGGTCGAGCAAGGTGCCGACGCCCAGGCCCGTGCCCGGACCAATCACCACCGCCGGCCGCAACGGTTCCGGTGTGCCTTCGCAAACCACGCGGAATTCACCCGGCTGCAAACGGGTCATGCCCAGCGCCATCGCCGAAAAGTCGTTGACCAGCAGCAGTTGATCGACCTGCAAGGTCTGGCAGAACGCCTTGCGGCTGAGGCGCCAGTGATTGTTGGTGAACTTGAATTCGTCGCCGCTCACCGGGCCGGCCACCGACAGGCACACCGCACCGATCGAACCCAACGCCAGACCGAGCCCGCTCAGGTAGACGCCGATGGCTTCTTCCGGGCTGGCATGATCCGCCGTCGCCAGCACCTGGACCGATTCCAGCTGCTGGTTTTTCCACAACGCGAAACGTGCGTTGGTCCCACCGATGTCACCGACCAAAGCCAGTTTCAATTAAGCGTCTCCAGGGCAGAAGTAAAGGCGCTGGCGCCCTGCTCTGCGGAGCTGAAGGCCATGCGCATGAAACCAAACAGCTCGCGACCGCTGCCAATGTTGTTGGCCAACAGGCCCTTGGCAGGTTCGCGCGCGGCGAATTCGTCGGCGTCCACCTTAAGCTCCAGAGTGCCTTTGACGCCATCGACGCGGATGATATCGCCCTCTTGGACTCGCGCCAAAGCGCCGCCCACGTACGCTTCGGGACTGACGTGAATCGCCGCCGGGATTTTCCCCGACGCACCGGACATGCGCCCGTCGGTGACCAGCGCGACTTTGAAGCCGCGATCCTGCAGCACGCCAAGGAACGGTGTCATCTTGTGCAGTTCCGGCATGCCGTTGGAGCGCGGGCCCTGGAAGCGCATCACCGCGACGAAATCCTTCTCCAGCAAACCGGCCTTGAACGCATCGGCCAGATCCTGCTGATCCTGGAACACCATCGCCGGTGCTTCGACGATCTGGTTTTCCAGCGCGACGGCGGAAACTTTCATGACACCGCGACCGAGGTTGCCTTCCATCACGCGCAAACCGCCCTCTGGAGAAAACGCACGAGCAACCGGACGCAGGATGTTTTCGTCGAGGCTTTCGATCGGGCCTTCGCGCCAGACCAGCTCACCGTTATCGAGGAAAGGTTCCTTGGTGTAGCGGCTCAGGCCATGGCCCAGAACCGTGTTGACGTTTTCGTGGAGCAGCCCGGCTTCCAGCAGTTCGCGGATCAGGAACGACATGCCGCCCGCGGCCTGGAAGTGGTTGATGTCGGCTTTGCCGTTCGGGTAGACGTGGCTCAGGGTCGGCACGACTTCGGAGAGGTCGGCCATGTCCTGCCAGGTCAGTTGAATGCCCGCGGCCATGGCAATGGCCGGCATGTGCAGCGTGTGGTTGGTCGAGCCGCCGGTGGCATGCAGCGCCACGATGGAGTTGACCAGCGAGCGCTCGTCGACGATTTCGCCGATCGGCATGAAGTCGCCGTTTTGCTTGGTCAGGCGCGTGACCTGGTGCGCCGCTTCGCGAGTCAGGGCTTCGCGCAACGGGGTGTTCGGGTTGACGAAAGACGCACCCGGCAGGTGCAGGCCCATGACTTCCATCAGCAACTGGTTGGTGTTGGCGGTGCCGTAAAAGGTGCAGGTGCCAGGGCTGTGGTAGGACTTCATTTCCGATTCCAGCAGCTCTTCGCGCGTGGCCTTGCCTTCGGCGTATCGCTGGCGCACATCGGCTTTCTGCTTGTTGGAAATGCCCGAGACCATCGGCCCGCCCGGCACGAAGATCGTCGGCAGATGACCGAACCGCAGCGCGCCCATCATCAGGCCCGGCACGATCTTGTCGCAGATGCCAAGCATCAGCGCGCCGTCGAACATGTTGTGGGAAAGGGCAACAGCGGTGGACAGCGCGATCACTTCGCGGCTCGGCAGGCTCAGCTCCATGCCCGGTTCGCCCTGGGTCACGCCATCGCACATGGCCGGGGTGCCACCGGCGAACTGGCCGACGGAGCCAATCTCGCGCAAGGCTTTTTTGATCTGTTCAGGGAAGACTTCGTACGGCTGGTGCGCCGAGAGCATGTCGTTATATGACGAAACAATCGCGATGTTGGCGGAGTTCATCATCCGCAGGCTGTTCTTGTCTTCGGTGCCGCAACCGGCCACGCCGTGGGCGAAGTTGGCGCATTGCAGCTTGCCGCGCATCGGACCGTCGCTGGCCGCACCGCGAATGAGCGCAAGGTAAGCCTCGCGGGTTGCGCGGCTGCGGGCGATAAGCCGTTCGGTGACCTCAAGGATGCGGGGATGCATGTGTAGAACTCCAGGCTAACGGATGTGGCGACCTGATTGTCTATGCTGAACAAGAGCCGTTGTTGTTGGGATGACAGACGGTTTTCTTGATCGGTCGGACCAGTTGATTCAGGTCACTCGTTGTAGATTGAACAAAATATTGCCATTAAAAAGGCTTGTTTTCTATTTTTATGCGAATAATCTTGTAATTCCAACAACAAAACGACGGCGGCCCTGTTAAATGACTCTTCGAATCGCAATCAATGGTTTTGGCCGAATTGGCCGCAACGTCCTGCGCGCACTGTATACCCAAGGTTATCGTCAGGATCTGCAGATCGTTGCCATCAACGATCTGGGCGACAGCGCGATGAACGCTCATCTGCTCAAGTACGATACCGTTCACGGCACGTTCGATGCCGATGTCCAGCACGATCAGGAAAGCCTGACCGTCAACGGCGACCGTATTTCCGTCAGCGCCATTCGTAACCCGGCCGACCTGCCGTGGGCCGCGGAAAAGATCGATGTCGTGTTCGAATGCACCGGTTTGTTCACCGACCGGGCCAAAGCCGCCGCGCATATTACGGCCGGCGCACGCAAAGTGATCATCTCGGCCCCGGCCAAAGGCGCCGACGCCACCGTGGTTTATGGGGTTAACCACGACATTCTGCGCCAATCCCATCAGATTATTTCCAACGCGTCGTGCACCACCAACTGCCTGGCACCGGTGGCTCAGGTGCTGCACCGCGAGTTGGGCATCGAAAGCGGTCTGATGACCACGATTCACGCCTACACCAACGATCAGCACCTGACTGACGTCTACCACGTCGATCCTTACCGCGCCCGCTCCGCCACTCAGAACATGATCCCGAGCAAGACCGGCGCCGCTGAAGCGGTCGGCCTGGTGCTGCCGGAACTGGCGGGCAAGCTGACTGGCATGGCGGTGCGTGTGCCGGTGATCAACGTCTCGCTGGTAGACCTGACCGTGCAACTCAAGCGCGAAGCGTCGGCCGATGAAGTGAATGCGCTGCTCAAAGAAGCCGCCCAGCACTCGAAGATTCTGGGCTACAACACCCTGCCGCTGGTCTCCAGCGACTTCAACCACAACCCGCTGTCGTCGATCTTCGACGCCAACCACACCAAGTCCAGCGGCAAGCTGCTCAAGGTACTGGCCTGGTACGACAACGAATGGGGCTTCTCCAACCGCATGCTCGATAACTGCCTGGCGCTGTGCAACGCAGAATAAGGTGGGGCCGCTACCCATGATCGGAATCAGCTTCACGCAAAAGACCGTGGCGGCGCGCAAGCGTATCGCCCTGGTCGCCCATGACCACTGCAAGGTGTTTTTGCTGGACTGGGCCGCGCGGCATAAAGACAAGCTCGCGCAACATGAACTGGTCGCCACCGGCACCACAGGGTTGTTGTTGCAACAACGCCTCGACCTGCCGGTGGAGAGCATGATCAGTGGCCCATTGGGCGGCGACCAGCAACTCGGCGCGCGAATCGCCGAGCAGCGGGTCGACATGCTGGTGTTCTTCTGGGACCCGTTCGAACCGCAGCCCCACGACCCGGACATCAAGGCGTTGCTGCGGGTCGCGGCGGTCTGGAACATTCCGGTGGCCTGCAACGAATGCAGCGCCGACTACCTGCTCAGCAGCCCGCTGATGGATCAGGCGCACTTACATCGCATCCCCGATTACGCGGCGTATCTGCTGGGCCGGGCATAAACCTTCACAAATCAATACTTGACCACTCGAGCGGATGATAAGCATTATCATTCGCTCGAAATGGATCAGGTCTTCCCGTGAGTCAATCGCGCTTCAATCATGTCTTCATCGCCCAGCGGGTTTCGCTGCTGCGCACGTTGGAGCGGATGGTCAACAATCACAGCACCGCCGAAGACCTCCTGCAGGAAACCTACCTGCGCGTGACCCGAGCGCTCAGCGAGCGGGCCATCGATCACCTTGAACCCTTCGTTTTCCAGACCGCTCGCAACCTGGCGCTGGACCATTTGCGTGCACGGCGCATTCAGTCCCG
This genomic window contains:
- a CDS encoding response regulator; this translates as MSSVNKSILLVDDDQEIRELLDTYLTRAGFQVRTTPDGAGFRQAMNDAPSDLVILDVMLPDEDGFSLCRWIRQHPRQAQVPIIMLTASSDEADRVIGLELGADDYLGKPFSPRELQARIKALLRRAQFGQERSGSEVLAFDDWRLDMVSHRLFHIDGEEVLLSGADFALLKLFLDHPQEILDRDTIGNATRGRDLMPLDRIVDMAVSRLRQRLRDTEKPPRLIRTVRGSGYQLAANVVASNGH
- a CDS encoding glucokinase, whose protein sequence is MKLALVGDIGGTNARFALWKNQQLESVQVLATADHASPEEAIGVYLSGLGLALGSIGAVCLSVAGPVSGDEFKFTNNHWRLSRKAFCQTLQVDQLLLVNDFSAMALGMTRLQPGEFRVVCEGTPEPLRPAVVIGPGTGLGVGTLLDLGEGRFAALPGEGGHVDLPLSSPRETQLWQHIFNEIGHVSAETALSGSGLPRVYRAICAVDGYEPVLETPEAITAAGLAGDPIALEVLEQFCCWLGRVAGNNVLTTGARGGVFIVGGVIPRFADFFLESGFARCFADKGCMSDYFKGIPVWLVTAPYSGLVGAGVALDQA
- the edd gene encoding phosphogluconate dehydratase; the protein is MHPRILEVTERLIARSRATREAYLALIRGAASDGPMRGKLQCANFAHGVAGCGTEDKNSLRMMNSANIAIVSSYNDMLSAHQPYEVFPEQIKKALREIGSVGQFAGGTPAMCDGVTQGEPGMELSLPSREVIALSTAVALSHNMFDGALMLGICDKIVPGLMMGALRFGHLPTIFVPGGPMVSGISNKQKADVRQRYAEGKATREELLESEMKSYHSPGTCTFYGTANTNQLLMEVMGLHLPGASFVNPNTPLREALTREAAHQVTRLTKQNGDFMPIGEIVDERSLVNSIVALHATGGSTNHTLHMPAIAMAAGIQLTWQDMADLSEVVPTLSHVYPNGKADINHFQAAGGMSFLIRELLEAGLLHENVNTVLGHGLSRYTKEPFLDNGELVWREGPIESLDENILRPVARAFSPEGGLRVMEGNLGRGVMKVSAVALENQIVEAPAMVFQDQQDLADAFKAGLLEKDFVAVMRFQGPRSNGMPELHKMTPFLGVLQDRGFKVALVTDGRMSGASGKIPAAIHVSPEAYVGGALARVQEGDIIRVDGVKGTLELKVDADEFAAREPAKGLLANNIGSGRELFGFMRMAFSSAEQGASAFTSALETLN
- the gap gene encoding type I glyceraldehyde-3-phosphate dehydrogenase, which produces MTLRIAINGFGRIGRNVLRALYTQGYRQDLQIVAINDLGDSAMNAHLLKYDTVHGTFDADVQHDQESLTVNGDRISVSAIRNPADLPWAAEKIDVVFECTGLFTDRAKAAAHITAGARKVIISAPAKGADATVVYGVNHDILRQSHQIISNASCTTNCLAPVAQVLHRELGIESGLMTTIHAYTNDQHLTDVYHVDPYRARSATQNMIPSKTGAAEAVGLVLPELAGKLTGMAVRVPVINVSLVDLTVQLKREASADEVNALLKEAAQHSKILGYNTLPLVSSDFNHNPLSSIFDANHTKSSGKLLKVLAWYDNEWGFSNRMLDNCLALCNAE
- a CDS encoding methylglyoxal synthase, producing the protein MIGISFTQKTVAARKRIALVAHDHCKVFLLDWAARHKDKLAQHELVATGTTGLLLQQRLDLPVESMISGPLGGDQQLGARIAEQRVDMLVFFWDPFEPQPHDPDIKALLRVAAVWNIPVACNECSADYLLSSPLMDQAHLHRIPDYAAYLLGRA